TCAGTATTTTGAAAGCCTGTTTATATGCACTGTTAGAGCTTGAACGATGTCATGAGACAATAACACAAAATATATTTCTCATTGATTTGGCTTGTTCGTGCGAGTTGGCACTGAATGACCAGATTGTACTATGAATTTATTGCATATGAATAGACTTTTTGGAGAAAAGCACTGTAGCTATTGTATCTTATATCATATTTGCACCCCAGTCAGTAGCGGCTTGAGCAAGAGCTAGATGAATTCAGTACCACAACTGTGATAAGGTTCATTTCATATATCCAGCTGTAGTTATCTCGTTGTAATTTCTATCACTCTGACGACACTACTTCTAAAGGAATAAGTGCTATTGCTTGAATCATTTTTTCTGATTATCTTGTACTACTTTTGAAGTCTCATGAGTAGTTAAATACTGAATCATGTCAGTATTGATATGCATAGAAAATGATCATTTGCTTACTTTATCACAtgatttttctatatattagaAACTTATGCATAGTCAATGTATATAAAGTTATTTTTTGTCAATGCATACTTTGTTATTTCTGAGGTTCTTATTTGAGGATAAACAATGAATTGGTTTTACATGGTGGTAGTTCATCGGATTTAGATCAGTACTTGCGTGCAGAAACAAAGTATGTAgagatttcaaattttcaatgaGTTTGACATATAGGAATTAGGAGGTGGTGTACTGGAGGCTTAATTTGATGAGATTGCAGATTGTTCGTGACATATTGGTTTTTCCAGTATTGATGGTAAGTTTGGGGTATGCCTTCAGTACTTGTGGTAGAGTTCTTAGTGGTTGAAGCAGTTGTATCTGCTCGAGGTTGGATGTGTAATATGGCAAAAAATTGTCGATGTGAAACAGGATCTCGAGGAAATACAACTTAATTAGGGCATGCTAGTTTATAGAATTTTCATAACGTCAGCATAGTTTCTGTGAGAAGTAGTTATTAACTTTCTGTTTTCATATGTGTTTGTGTGGTGTCACTTAGGAGTATGGATGTGGGTGCAGGGATATTCTTCTGCTTGCTCATTAACATCTTAATTTGAAGTATGCATCTTAACTTCCTGAATTCATCCAGCTGTTTAACTACTTTTGTTTACTTGAGTAACTGTTCTAGTTATCTTTTGTCATCATCGTTTAGCTTTCAGTTgtcaaatattgtaaattacATTTTTATGTATCTTTACTTATCAATAGTGGGAAAGCAAGTTAACATTATTGGGATGTGAATTCCAGGTTCAATTATTAAACTATACTTGTGTTGGATTGATAGTTTATCTGTTGGGTCCGATAGTTAAGGTCTTGTCAATATAAGTAGCTGTTTTAAAAGTATACAGTATCTTGTTTTGTATTAGTATTTAGCAGTTCTCTATATCTTCTTTCAACAAAAATTTTCGGATGCAGTACTagttaagaaaaaaattactaTCCGTTTGGTGCATTGTATTGTTGGATTAATTCAGCTGATAACTATTATTGTATGCATTATATACACTGAGAAGTTCCGAGAACAGTGAAATGGTATTTTAGTCTcagtttgaaaacaactgggCATATGTTATGCAGCAATGCAGATGCTTCAACAAACAACAACACTTCTATGTTTCAATGCAGCTTCATTGAAAAATGCTCCCTGCATTACACCACAAGATAACGTACCAAAGGCCCATAGATAGCGTACCAAAGGCCCATAGATTTGGTGTTACCTTATTGTATCCTTCAAGTCCAAAATGTCAGGGTGACCTTGTTACTCACAATAAGCTATTATGCAGACAAAATTGTTGggtaaaaaaagtaaaaatatgaaattaaaggttattttattatatacaaaatGTCATGAAGATTGATTTTTATGCATATAATGAAATCTGATAAATGTGACGAGATGGAGATTTTAGGTTTTCTCTGAGAGCACTTATTCCAAGTGTTCAGTGTTATAAAAGAACAAATTGATTTTGAATGTCAGGAGATCGATCTTTCTGGCACCTAATTTTAAGGGATTAGTAGGtagattaataatatatatttaaatattgtgttataatattaatatatttaaatataaattaagtcatgaatttaaatttataatattgttaATAAAACATATGATTTTACTTTCTTTAACATAATTGtacttatattataaaaaaagttaatattttcaaattaaaaaattatcaaattagcaagtcaacatTATTCTTACCATTTTTTCTGTTTGATAGTCTGCGCAAGTTTTGAAAACACTTAATCATATGTTTAGTACAAAATTAAAACGTTTTTGATGCTGATTCCGCGTAGATAGTTGCTTAATGTGCTTTTCAGAGACTATCATTAGCggcaaaacaaatataattaataaacattattacatatttaaattgattttcataAATATGTTTTCACTATCacttcttttgatttttattttccgccaataatctttgaatttaaatcatactccctccgtcccaatcatttgtatataaatgGTTGGGAGACGGAGACCAaagaaattgtgtaagaaacgagtaaagttagatggaaagtgggtatagtggtggaatttatttatatttaataatagatttgagataatggagtaaagtagtgggtgtaatagggtttatattattatagaatgaagatagtggaagaaagtagtgggtgtaatgatgttttatattataaaaatttactacttttggaacgTATACAATTGGTGAGACGTcccataaaaaaaaatgtatacaattcattgggacggagagagtaataaaTTACCTACTTTTTTTtgtcttgaaaataattttcatctAGATTTTTGACACGTACTCATGATTCATAAAATAGTCATCttcacatattatttttttcaatattttttgattgaaattataaaatattgttttcttAGGAAACAATAGAAAAAAAGTAAATACATgaaagttatattttaaaatatgtgacACTACctgcaagggttggttcagctggttaaagggAGGACATGTATATTCTtggtgggtttacccagtgcgcacccgaagggtagcggctgcgggttcctatggaaaaaaaaaaaagaaaaaagaaaaaatgtgaCACTTGATTTGAAATCCAGATAATGTTATAGAACTAATATCATATTTACTTAGAAACCATTGATTTGAAATCCAGATAATATTATAGAACTAATATCATATTTACTTAGAAACCATCTATTGTGTGTATCTATCCTGTTTTTACATAATCTGGATTGTCTTAGAGataacatttattatataaacattatccttatgtttttttttttttttgagcaaaCATTATCCTTATGTTGGTTGTGATTTTAAAATCTTTACggatactattaatttatttaccaCCTATCCACATTTGAATTTTACTCTTAAAACCAATATCTCTAACACTCAACCGCTGGATTTGCATTAATGAAATTAATACTACAACACCACCCTTTGTATCTGTAATGTTATATAAGGTGAAATGAAACTTGGcatcaaatactaaaaactaTTCAAGAACAAGTGAAATAAAGTGCAGTGTgtgtttataaataaaattgaattaagggGTTTCAGTTGTTGATCATTTCGATTTGTGAACATGGGTAACTCTTTTTCGAAATCGACAGATGAGGCTACTTCTAATGTCAAGTTGGTGGTCACAAAAAAGAGGGTAAAATACATAGTTAGTAATTTGAATTTATGAAAGACGTTtgatatcttaaaaaaaatttgaatttttttcaaatataaaattttttatgataaaatttgaaGTACATACCGTTACTTTATTATTGTGTTGTTTAATTTTCGGATTTGCGATTTGATTAAAGTGAAGGGTGATTTGTGTATTCAGGGAAGTACATTAGCTGAATTGAAGCAGGTCAAGCTCGATGTTCGTCGTCGCCAATGGCTTTCACAAGGTATGTTAtaaatttccctttcttttcGACATCTGTGTTTATGTGTTTGTACTCATGATTTTTCGGGTCCAGGAGATATTTCATCCGTTTCATTTTAAttgatgtttaattttttatcatttatattaatgtataaaataatgtattttttattataaaacaataGTCGTGACTTTTTGCGcacaaaaacatatttttatatcttatttttcgaaattttttttccgaataaaaaaaagatgttagatttttattttaaaaaaattgataaataatatgGTTTTTTACCCCTCAattatgtgtaaaaagtcaaagcgattattattttagaatagaGTGAGTAATAGCTACACTTAAcacaaaaattcaatttttatattaaattttaaatttgaaatttttacttgatataaatttttaaaaaactaattatattttttgtcaaaaaaataataattatatttaaatatttttttaacaaaacacgtacatgtaaaaatttaaaagagatAACATGGTACAGAGGGgggattttttatttatttttttataaagggACATAGGGATTTCTTTTACTAATGGCCTGGGGAGAATCTTTGAATAGGGTTTGAGTGATCTgttatgttaatattttttatacttaTGTAATCTTGttttgttctaattttttttagtactTCGTTTATGCAGGGAAGAATGGGGGGTGCAAGGAGGAACCGAAAGGAGCTGCAGAGATTCATGCGCAAAATGGGGAGGATACAAGGAGCTTGAAGGTTGCTCCTACAGATGGAGAGAAAATTGGTTCCATGCATGGCAATAGCTCGGGTTCATCCTCGAAAGATCCAAGCAGCAGTGTTACTGGAAGTGCTGTTGAAAGCAACTGCTCTGAAACTAATTTTAGTGAAAGTAGCAGGAGTTGTAGCAACGGCACGTCTAATTCAAAAAACATCAGTGAAGTTCAGGAGGATGGTGGTTGTGTGGATGACTGGGAAGTTTTGGCTGATGAATTGGCAGCTACAGATGACAAGGTGGAGCGGTGTGACCCAAAATCTGAATCATTGCTTGAGAAGAGAAGGGTTGTCAAATTGGATCATTTGCCTGAGGTGGTGAAGCTACCAATTTCAATTTCCCCCATGGACGTTTTGAAGCCAAAGATAGAGAACCGTGATGAAAGTTCTCAATCATTGGTGGAAAATAACAATGTTTCCCCACTAAACCATCAGGCTGAAGTGGTGAAACAATCAACTGCCATCGTAGATGGTTTCAAGCCAAAGCCAAAATTTGGCGAGGAATGGAGGGGATGTAATGCTTTTCAATCAAAGCCGAAGCCAGGATTCGGCCAGGCATGGAAGCAAAGGCCAGAAAAGCCTGACCCAAAATGTAAGTCATCGGTGGAAGATATATCTGTTGCCCAATCGGATCATCTGCCTAAAGTGGTAAAAGAAGCATCTGCTGCCATGGACTGCAGGAAGGCAAAGCCAGGAAAGGGCTTGGCATGGAGGAACAATGATACTTTTCGCCCTAAAAGCCTGCCTAATCCACGAAAGAAGCATACTTTCCCTGTTAAAGAGGATAGGCATCATGGTCGTGGTGGCACAAAATCAGGCAATAAGAATATTGCATCGGATCCAACACCATGTCCCATATGCTCTGAGGATATGGATAGCACTGATTTAAGCTTCCTTCCTTGTTCATGCGGGTTTCAGCTTTGCCTCTTCTGCCACAAAAGGATTCTTGAGCAGCACTGTGGTCGCTGTCCAGGGTGCAGGGAGCCTTATGATAACAATGCTGTCAAGTGGGAAGAAAGTTCAGATAAGCTTGGAGATTGCTCAACTCTCCGCCTGGCTCGTTCTTGTTAACAAGgttttagtaaagtttattgcATCTTTTCTTATGGATATTGGGGACTCTTTCTGTACACCGTTTAATGTTTACTTGTGTTTTAGCCATATATCTGTTTACTAAGTTGAATATTGTAGCATGAGATGGTTAGGCTTCCTTTATTTCAGGTAGCCTGTATGTAGGGTGCTCGTGCTGATTTAAATGAAATGTTTGTAAGTGTTTGATCCATACATGAATGTAAGAACTCAgacagataattatatatattgcttGAAACCTTTGGATATATATTCAATCGCCTGCAATCTCATTTGCATAGTAGACAAGTTTGGAATTTTGTTGAAGTTGCTTTATGTAGGTGCTGTTAAGTGGCTCAGAATCCGTCACTGCCATTTGTAGGTATGTGGCCTCGGAATGGAAACATCAGTGAACATTATGTACTGTAATGGGTTCATTAGATTATGTTTTATACCTGCAGGATATACATTGAACATGTTAACTCGATtcaaagatcagtagcatcattCAGATCTTAAGGGCCACTTgctaacaaagaaaaagaatcaTCAATGTATAGTAACTCAGGTTACCAGATGCAAGAACGCGAAAGTAAATCTAGGTCAGACTGTCTGTTTTAACATTTTAAAGATGGAGTTCCCAAAATGCTTAGTTACCTGTTTCATGTTTAGGGTAAATCAGTCTGGGATATAGCTTCTAGGGCAGAAAGATCTATCGTTCTAATGCATTATATTCTGTCGACAAGTCTTTCCATTTGAGGCAAAAACGCGTTACATGTTCAGTGATTTTGATCAGAATTTTGTGAAACCTCTAGTTCAATAAACGCGTTTGCATAATTAGAAACAAAGAGAACATACATATGAAATTTTATCGTTGATCTAGCTCTGTAAGGGGGTAGGAAGTAGGAATTTTGCTAATTGCTCATATACTGAGCAAGGCAAGATGTTGATCTATATTGGTCAGGGAGCGTTTTCCACCACTCAGCAACTGTGGATCCATGGGAAAATACATGTTTGCACAACTTCCCGTCGTCTTGCCATATCTGTAATGCTTTCTCTAGAGGCTCAAGCTTCTCCTTTATGTCTTCAAATTTCTCATTTCGAAGCTCCTCCACCTCAGCCCAGAAACTAGAGCTGGAGATCGGTCTGAATTCTGTCTTGGAAGCATGTTCAGACCATCTCTGGGTGAATCTGTAGCGTCTTGGTCTACCGTTTCTCATGTATGGACCACAGTCATCATTCTTAAAGTGTCTGTAGTAGTTGGCAATATCTATTGGTTCAACAAGCTCCCGAAATTCTGTTCCTAGCTTTATCCAGTCTTGGCGGCCCTCAAATCCATCTGGAAGTTCATAATTCTGCAACAAGTCCATAATCTCATCCCACATGCCCGATAGCTCAATCCTCTTGATGTTGGCCTTAAAGTCGATTTTGCTGTCTTTCTGATGTTTAAAGGCATCATAGTAGTTCATGTTGCGCCCTTCACAATTAATCTGGTATGCTTGTATTTCATTCAATGCCTTTGCAATGATGACCTCATACTTTTCAATATGGCTTTGATTTCTCTTCTTCTGATCCTCGAATTCACCAGCAGCCCGAAGGCATAGCCTGGCTCTTGCACTCTGGTACATCAGAAATACTCAAAAGTTAGTACTAAGCTTATCTAGCCATGCTCAGAAGAAAGAAAAGGCTAAAAATCAAGATTTTCTTGATGAAATCAATAATACTAATAATCATGACATTAGGAATCGAAGAAATTAGGCATACCAGGCCAAGGTCATTCAGGGCCACGTCTGTTGAATCCTCGTTTAAGGTACTGCCAACGGAGTCTAGGGGAAGATTCTGTAGGTGGTTCAAGCAGATTACTTTTTTCATTGCCAAGCTTTTTTGCAGTTCTTCTTCATAACACATATGTTCATGTAAGCTTTTCAAAGCAATTTCCCCCTCTTCGGCTTCACTATCTACCTGAGAACTATAGAATAACATCTGCAAGACCGCGTCTGAATTTTCAACAACCACCAATTTCCCATTCCCTGtgcaaaatacatattttccgAAGGGCCTGTAAGGGCTTGATTCAACATAAGTAGATAAAGATTCTAATAGCGTGTTTGGGCATCCCATGAGGCCGCTTGCAGAACAGCTTGCAACAGATGAAGCATTTCTCATGACTTCCTTATAAAGAACCTGAGGTTGCAGTAACTGATTTTGAGAACTTGCAGTTCTGTAATtcttgaagaaattgagagctTTCTGCAATTCTCCTTCAATACGCGTGACAGGAGCAAGCATTATTCGCGGGACAATGTCATGCTTCATTACAAAATGTGTGAAGTATCTTGACCAGTCCTCTCGTCTGATAGCATGTCCAAAAATCTTGTCACCAGCAAGCGGAGATCCAAAAGTTAGACAATGAAACGGAATTCGTTCACCTACTGTGTGATTAGTATTTTCCAGGAACCAAAGGGTTGCAAAGATAGCTACCGCGCCTCCTGAGGAGTGCCCTGCAAAAACAATTTGTCTCCCCTTCTTAAGATCTTTGTCCACCTGAAATTTAAGTTATTTAGTGTTATGTTCGTTTAGAACTCGCTAGTTGGAAGATTTTGAGGCCAGAAACAACTGAATAAATGAATCGTAAATGATTTTGTTGAGAACCAgttcatctaaaaccttaaggtattAGAGGAAGATTcaaatggatcttatgctactccctctgtcccggtcaattgtatacgtttctttttcactgctcgacacgctttttaagacacttataaaatatagttctacaacttatttttaagattttcttttttttgtataaaagtataaatgttatacttttatacagaaaaagaaaattttaaaaataatttacagaactatactatattgaagcattaaagtccgtgccgcgcccccgtcccccaatgtatactattgactgggacggagggagtatatttcaaCACTCCTCCTCACTTGAAATCTCATTTTTTGGattgaagagtggatcacgggcggcGGGCGCCCGTCTTTGGGACAATTAATACCTTGGTGTTCTAATACCATGTTGAAAATCAGCTCATCTTAAACCTTAAAGTGTTAAAGGAAGGTCCCAAAcggatcttatgctatatttcaacagACCTTAGCTACGAAGAATCGTATATGAATAATTAAAATGTGTGCTGGAATAAGTTCATTGTTACCTCAATTTTGAGTGATTTGTGGAGACTCTTGTATTTTTCAGCGAATGCTGCATTCACCAGGGCAGTCTCATCAGGGCCGATACTTCTCATAGACCGGAACATTTTAAGATCAATTTCTTCTTCTCCGAAAGACTTTTGCTTGAAGAATTCATTTACAGACCATGATCCAGCAAATGCAAACACAACATCCGTTGATCCTTGAATTTTGATACGACGATAATTTTTTCCGGACTTGTGAGCTTTCATGGATGCAGAACAGGCTCCATTGATGAGATCATTTGACATGGCTATTGCATTGATCATGTTTTCCTCCATTTTAGTATAATGCTCCTTTCTTTTGCAATTCTGATGATGATGTATTAGTGGATTTATGCATGTAGTTGGCTAATTCTTTGTTACTAAATCACCCTTGCTGTGACTTGTGAGCCATTGGTCTGTGTTGGTGCATAGAGCAGCGGAACCAGAAATTGAAATGACCGAGACCGAagtctaaaataataattctttaTACTGATTATTTGAAGTCAACTAGGGcttatatgaaatttttttactaattcttaagaaaaaaatatgactaaattaaaaaaatttattgatttttgtGAATCAGCCGAGACCTCTTGATTCTACCCTTGGGTTCATATGGTCATTGCACAAGTCTTCTCAGACTTGGACATACTGTCCGTTCAGGAAACTGGGAAGAAGATACCATACATCTTCTTGTTTACTTTCTGAGTCATTATTCCACGTTTATTTATTGGCCTCTTGTCAACTTGCCCTTTGTTTTACATTCTTCAGTGTACTTTACTCTATTTCCTCAATTCTTTAGTAAAGGATAATCTGTGCTTGTCTCCATGAAAGTCCTTCTTTCGTATTCAATGGTTGGTAGGATATTTTTTTACACGCTTAGACACCTTGGACATTATTTAGCAATGAAGCTCTTCAGAAAAGTCTGAATTCCACTTTCACATTCACCGTCAATATTGTTGTTCATCAAGAAACTCAGTCAGCTGGACTCTGTTTATTAACAAACACTAGTTTTAAATTCGTGCCAAGCACGTTTGGGTATAtaattagaaatttattatttataatttaaattttaatataattttatcactgttttaatattaatgagttaaaatttgattaaaatatattaactgaCTGATTATATCTATTCTGAAAATTCaactttaagaatattttttatattataaatcggtataataaataattaacatttttattatctatctaaaaatattttcctattttttgattaaatttaaatcatattttttatttgatatgtaaaaaaatattatttatcatgTATTAGCTTCGTATTTGTCTTGGATTAGA
This genomic window from Daucus carota subsp. sativus chromosome 7, DH1 v3.0, whole genome shotgun sequence contains:
- the LOC135148011 gene encoding uncharacterized protein LOC135148011; amino-acid sequence: MGNSFSKSTDEATSNVKLVVTKKRYFVYAGKNGGCKEEPKGAAEIHAQNGEDTRSLKVAPTDGEKIGSMHGNSSGSSSKDPSSSVTGSAVESNCSETNFSESSRSCSNGTSNSKNISEVQEDGGCVDDWEVLADELAATDDKVERCDPKSESLLEKRRVVKLDHLPEVVKLPISISPMDVLKPKIENRDESSQSLVENNNVSPLNHQAEVVKQSTAIVDGFKPKPKFGEEWRGCNAFQSKPKPGFGQAWKQRPEKPDPKCKSSVEDISVAQSDHLPKVVKEASAAMDCRKAKPGKGLAWRNNDTFRPKSLPNPRKKHTFPVKEDRHHGRGGTKSGNKNIASDPTPCPICSEDMDSTDLSFLPCSCGFQLCLFCHKRILEQHCGRCPGCREPYDNNAVKWEESSDKLGDCSTLRLARSC
- the LOC108193772 gene encoding protein EDS1 — translated: MEENMINAIAMSNDLINGACSASMKAHKSGKNYRRIKIQGSTDVVFAFAGSWSVNEFFKQKSFGEEEIDLKMFRSMRSIGPDETALVNAAFAEKYKSLHKSLKIEVDKDLKKGRQIVFAGHSSGGAVAIFATLWFLENTNHTVGERIPFHCLTFGSPLAGDKIFGHAIRREDWSRYFTHFVMKHDIVPRIMLAPVTRIEGELQKALNFFKNYRTASSQNQLLQPQVLYKEVMRNASSVASCSASGLMGCPNTLLESLSTYVESSPYRPFGKYVFCTGNGKLVVVENSDAVLQMLFYSSQVDSEAEEGEIALKSLHEHMCYEEELQKSLAMKKVICLNHLQNLPLDSVGSTLNEDSTDVALNDLGLSARARLCLRAAGEFEDQKKRNQSHIEKYEVIIAKALNEIQAYQINCEGRNMNYYDAFKHQKDSKIDFKANIKRIELSGMWDEIMDLLQNYELPDGFEGRQDWIKLGTEFRELVEPIDIANYYRHFKNDDCGPYMRNGRPRRYRFTQRWSEHASKTEFRPISSSSFWAEVEELRNEKFEDIKEKLEPLEKALQIWQDDGKLCKHVFSHGSTVAEWWKTLPDQYRSTSCLAQYMSN